A stretch of Eleutherodactylus coqui strain aEleCoq1 chromosome 2, aEleCoq1.hap1, whole genome shotgun sequence DNA encodes these proteins:
- the MAP1A gene encoding microtubule-associated protein 1A, which yields MDGVSEFADYVSETVDVPSPFDLLEPPNSGGFLKLSKPCCYIFPGGRGDSALFAVNGFNILVDGGSERKSCFWKLVRHLDRIDSILLTHIGADNLPGINGLLQRKIAEQDEEQSQGSTAYSDWMKNLISPELGVVFFNVPDKLKMPESSMKVKRSIEEACLTLQYLNKLGIKSEPLYRVVSNTIEPITLFHKMGVGRLDMYVLNPVKDSKEMQFLMQKWAGNSKAKTGIILANGKEGEISVPYLTSITALVVWLPASPTEKIVRVLFPGNAPQNKILEGLEKLKHLDFLRYPVATQKDISSGGQSSTAKHTKIKQRADSKESLKSSTRPSIGKPGKREDISEELAKDVKLEMAKEAKPEKKIKEATDKHIEKPLKTEKVKTEAIDSAKLEKRKLLKEKSGKKFIKDKISKLDEKKDKEKKEIKKEKIDIKKENIKKEEKKDVKKEEKKKEIKPEAKKLLKPDLRPFTPEVRKTLHKAKLPGKIRTEKVKIKPEKDVTAEQKISHIQQVHMGKLPPMADMAEQRSVMSSPEDLTKDFEELKYEDNLEQSTTKKDDATRLEQEYIENRPSDMLRIQNQFKDEIVIDELTSDKKSPLESPDEGITTTDVEGDSQHEEKLIYQADETAEMVDEGAAMEEPAEMAEFEEEMNTEEESTPDVDRVSSRNKFESMPTLDIQDLEVDEDKENELDEKGILDRKQKEEIVAQFEDGLICRKADDKEAEQNIDVVEKADVEEMEEFSEEPRDDLKYKADEYAGNLNEQEENISCDFTMSLQKEADTNINICGKNVAKEGSYFTGVPVSSGTAAEQISYIQDETMPGYSETEQTISDEEIHDEQEERIPHLQYDVGSYDISVPDHPGSFEAIHGIKAVSSSEVPTKGYVIQESDIVGYSTNIVAAPLAEEEHVSSATSITECDKLSSFATSVAEDQSVASITAPKTEETGKSSLLLDTANSIPSSHTEATQGIEYLPSAGTISPTSSLEEDKCFKSPPPEDFQSLMAATKDHLSGHVLDEELEDETTNIETSDRKHYSPLLFPEHEGSDMQYAYSTDLRISPAISGGDMDKIDSSFGEIEERCLSPDDSTVKMASPTQSGPTSTGHTPSHQSPIDDRSDTTQAELFEAADILKNESNDKVQVSCESAAESREHLDKPVTQKEIPSGTLTHDSDVESLLNKGVSYTCDLDSEDFVKGSSVTKEMMETRGESIPEGNIDNEDRYIDNETSDLSKDAMLSMGSEPYMQLEDLVLSKEVSHENLLPTYKETNVHPVQLASPEPLSAVYGDDSEDIEQSPVKDDSSTESSRQDIFLGDAKSLSFTEQGKEDDTSLQMSLIEQSPIVNETYQGSPTRETFLDDESPFQLKDQIQKGEMKCSSDEISAECVDPLLSMKESFGGNEKHLQAIDTNFQDSAQSFITPKSREDKQTFSEVLPTESLVAKTHSYHFDGQVQQKEEKSLVISSSSPDDSESFSFADHSPLKGDPIEIATTESREPYKDFQHTEFSLGYVKSSENVLEKKEASDISKKGTYDDNYIDDEKSYETENIYMKQMTSEKRVWFTEEGFREKQEESQYIPKESYKLRYTEEGESTFLDDTPDWDEQSKGPPSLNLDVANQETSNKSERDILDAEYAHFQEEKRSQELPNITSESKVQLQESVSQIEASYHSEDANILDRFPYVTTSSSDTLVTQQDRGSVPTMFQDSDKECVQVKSKPIEKAFEEHESEEDDGDEEYPYAQTAHDLPVSSYQRDAMDKKCDLQLGEEMIDAFEKSEQPEVMESVKTVYGFQEVENHDVKEKAPKQPSADICTYQEQAKQEYKDYDYCKEDNKHEYVETSYKETSGSKDNMDFHFGEYRDEPKEDFFSKRDKKGSPILLDTGLKSSCSPFEMYSQEKDSYSLTKKEKVEEREPTPYPNDKSFQYADIYEKIASGVEHIMEEVEPSSASYLQKEKTEIPTLATDTSKQELYGQISSKEEESHLYTSTEKELSSPASPKEKGDSAIFEYTERQEHFLASSDSSKRISSLSAEETEKSQMEEPYQKSETGKECNVFSLGADLSSKTDSVEHAYHEKSTYLHAHHDDDYDDEDDDNDEEDDDDDEDNISSASQNITQAESRLPEMKDSYYEKTEVLEENASDCELEKGAKEKSEKESKCPADPGSLHETYTYSQEKGNNLSNFGVQLEVKEVDNKHYNVHTEMKTSGGTQALDSFGRAEYTFHEDKHEKEDTDYTYSPFLSKSESTKDTRETCFHPENQQSQSSSEVYNVSQNLNICTLSGKEKDTFSGSAEHDARASASEYSSEAFSAIEKEIGEHPESYKVHQKSLPFVDSKELGTDDFHISHSVKGQDEYLEVSERASEVCSSLTRFSPLSPHEDPFYSKISAEQNPEADFQKHDSQSVSETSSEASTPVKKDTAEGFYSQMISGYAAEAEPAVRNLWDVSPLVPADATKPLDEKDVTDDHESACSYDMDDCTLPCRVECKKTSCSSKTDIVKEIITVHQGVTQVESAEAVYLPSNVLTSFPPHQQEESSTANGPTEVNNMPELFQHSQYVDKEFYSSDVKDEKSSPDSDRESSPYSEEDTEKPNRPSTFMSPEHTFQPYFPDAQRARGSEDHGDASHEVETCMGTSTEYEHKVSSSEYMHRKGELSPSFINPSPLDLSEDSDVSQGDGHPSVKGRTHHVKNRYVEGGTADETPPTSVSDSGSSQSDSDVPPETEECPSITADAAMDSDEDADFLPVDKAMGNSHHSSSRQGHDPHPAPMMDPYPHPPHPDVCMVDPEMLVNELNPLKGDKVLKKDLKDKTKGVRKPLSKPKSTSPARKLEPKGKRSPTLSKQTSRETTEKSLKNATMKKDIAEKSLKARSTVHSSREEDISKGSSSGKLVNGVKSTGTSSSKASSTIPPGPPVYVDLAYIPNHCNGKNTDMEFFKRVRAAYYVVSGNDTANGEPSRAVLDSLLEGKSQWGENLQVTLIPTHDTEVTREWYQQTHEKQQELNIMVLASSSTVVMQDESFPACKIEF from the exons ATGGATGGGGTTTCAGAATTTGCAGACTATGTGTCAGAAACAGTTGATGTTCCTTCTCCCTTTGATCTCCTGGAACCACCAAATTCAGGTGGATTTTTGAAGTTGTCAAAGCCATGTTGTTACATTTTCCCTGGAGGAAGGGGAGATTCTGCCCTTTTTGCTGTTAATGGATTTAATATCCTGGTGGATGGGGGCTCAGAGAGAAAATCTTGTTTCTGGAAGTTGGTTCGGCATTTGGATAGAATTGATTCTATATTGCTCACACATATTGGAGCTGATAATCTGCCTGGAATAAATGGACTTCTTCAAAGAAAAATAGCTGAGCAAGATGAAGAACAATCTCAGGGCTCCACTGCTTATAGTGACTGGATGAAGAACTTAATATCCCCAGAACTGGGGGTAGTATTTTTTAATGTTCCAGATAAACTCAAAATGCCTGAGTCCAGTATGAAGGTTAAAAGAAGTATTGAAGAAGCTTGTTTGACACTCCAGTACTTAAATAAACTAGGAATTAAATCTGAACCTTTATACAGGGTAGTTAGTAACACAATAGAGCCCATAACATTGTTTCACAAAATGGGTGTTGGTAGGTTGGATATGTATGTCCTCAACCCAGTAAAGGACAGCAAAGAAATGCAGTTTCTGATGCAGAAATGGGCTGGaaacagcaaagcaaaaactGGTATTATTCTAGCAAATGGAAAAGAGGGTGAAATTTCAGTAccatatctcacatctatcacTGCCCTTGTGGTTTGGCTCCCAGCTAGCCCAACAGAAAAAATAGTACGTGTTTTGTTTCCCGGAAATGCTCCACAAAATAAAATTCTAGAAGGTTTAGAAAAGCTGAAACATTTAGATTTCCTGAGATACCCAGTAGCAACACAAAAAGATATATCCAGTGGTGGTCAATCATCTACTGCTAagcacacaaaaataaaacaaagggCTGACAGCAAGGAAAGTCTGAAGTCCTCTACGCGACCAAGCATAGGTAAGCCAGGCAAAAGAGAAGATATTTCTGAAGAACTGGCTAAAGATGTTAAACTAGAGATGGCAAAAGAGGCAAAACCAGAGAAAAAAATTAAGGAAGCAACAGACAAACATATTGAGAAACCGTTAAAAACTGAAAAGGTAAAAACAGAAGCAATTGATTCAGCAAAATTAGAAAAAAGGAAACTACTGAAAGAAAAGTCAGGTAAAAAATTCATCAAAGATAAGATTTCTAAACTTGATGAAAAGAAAGATAAAGAAAAGaaggaaataaagaaagaaaaaatagatataaagaaagaaaatatcaaaaaggaagaaaagaaagatgtcaaaaaggaagagaagaaaaaggaaattaAACCTGAAGCTAAGAAACTACTAAAACCTGACTTACGGCCATTTACTCCTGAAGTGAGAAAAACACTGCATAAAGCAAAACTTCCTGGAAAAATCCGAACTGAAAAAGTTAAAATTAAACCTGAAAAAGATGTAACAGCTGAACAAAAAATAAGTCATATACAACAAGTACATATGGGAAAATTACCACCAATGGCTGATATGGCAGAACAGAGATCAGTTATGTCATCTCCTGAGGATTTAACCAAAGACTTTGAGGAGCTGAAGTATGAAGATAACCTAGAACAATCTACTACAAAGAAAGATGACGCCACTCGTTTAGAACAAGAGTATATTGAAAATAGACCGTCAGATATGTTAAGGATTCAAAACCAGTTCAAAGACGAAATCGTGATAGATGAATTAACTTCAGATAAGAAAAGTCCTCTTGAATCCCCAGATGAAGGTATAACAACCACTGATGTAGAGGGAGACTCACAACATGAAGAGAAACTTATATATCAGGCAGATGAAACAGCTGAAATGGTTGATGAAGGTGCAGCAATGGAGGAACCTGCGGAGATGGCAGAATTTGAGGAAGAAATGAATACAGAAGAAGAAAGTACCCCAGATGTTGACAGAGTATCTAGCAGAAACAAATTTGAATCAATGCCGACCTTAGACATTCAAGACTTAGAGGTAGATGAAGATAAAGAAAATGAATTGGATGAAAAGGGAATATTAGATagaaaacaaaaagaagaaaTAGTTGCACAATTCGAAGATGGCCTTATATGTAGAAAAGCAGATGACAAAGAAGCAGAGCAAAATATAGATGTTGTGGAGAAAGCAGATGTAGAAGAAATGGAAGAATTTTCAGAAGAACCTAGAGATGATCTGAAGTATAAGGCTGATGAATACGCAGGCAACTTGAATGAACAGGAAGAAAATATATCCTGTGATTttacaatgtcattgcagaaagaAGCTGATACAAATATAAACATATGTGGCAAAAATGTGGCAAAGGAGGGCTCATACTTCACTGGTGTCCCTGTGTCATCTGGAACTGCTGCAGAACAAATATCATATATCCAAGATGAAACAATGCCAGGTTACTCAGAGACAGAACAAACCATTTCTGATGAGGAAATACATGATGAACAGGAAGAAAGAATTCCTCATTTACAGTATGATGTAGGCAGTTATGACATTTCTGTCCCAGACCATCCTGGATCATTTGAGGCAATACATGGAATCAAAGCAGTTTCATCTTCTGAAGTACCTACAAAAGGTTATGTTATACAAGAATCAGATATAGTAGGTTATTCTACAAACATTGTTGCTGCTCCTCTTGCAGAGGAGGAACACGTTTCCTCAGCAACATCTATAACTGAGTGTGACAAATTATCTTCTTTTGCTACATCTGTTGCAGAAGATCAGTCTGTGGCTTCTATCACTGCACCAAAAACCGAAGAGACTGGGAAAAGTTCATTACTACTTGATACTGCAAACAGTATTCCATCTTCTCACACTGAGGCCACCCAAGGTATAGAATACTTGCCATCTGCTGGCACCATATCACCTACATCCTCTCTAGAAGAAGATAAGTGTTTTAAATCCCCTCCACCAGAAGATTTCCAATCTCTGATGGCTGCTACAAAAGACCATCTAAGTGGTCATGTACTGGATGAAGAACTTGAGGATGAGACAACAAATATTGAGACATCTGATAGAAAACATTATAGTCCTCTTTTATTTCCAGAACATGAAGGTAGTGATATGCAATATGCTTATAGTACAGATCTGAGGATTTCTCCTGCTATTTCTGGTGGTGATATGGACAAAATTGATTCAAGCTTTGGAGAAATTGAGGAAAGATGCTTAAGTCCTGATGACAGCACTGTAAAAATGGCATCCCCAACTCAGTCGGGCCCTACAAGCACAGGACACACACCATCTCACCAATCCCCTATAGATGACAGATCTGATACTACACAAGCTGAACTCTTTGAAGCCGCAGATATACTTAAAAATGAAAGTAATGATAAAGTACAAGTATCATGTGAGTCAGCTGCAGAAAGCAGAGAGCACCTGGATAAACCAGTCACACAAAAAGAAATACCTTCTGGAACTTTAACACATGATTCTGATGTTGAAAGCTTGCTAAATAAAGGGGTGTCATATACCTGTGACCTAGATAGTGAAGATTTTGTGAAAGGCTCATCAGTGACCAAAGAAATGATGGAAACCAGGGGAGAAAGTATTCCTGAGGGAAATATTGACAATGAAGACAGATATATAGACAATGAAACAAGTGATTTATCTAAGGatgcaatgctttcaatgggttcagaACCATATATGCAACTTGAAGATTTAGTTTTATCCAAGGAAGTCTCACATGAAAACTTATTACCCACCTACAAAGAAACGAATGTTCACCCAGTGCAGTTAGCATCACCTGAACCATTGTCAGCAGTGTATGGTGACGATTCTGAAGACATAGAGCAGAGTCCTGTAAAAGATGATTCATCAACTGAGAGCTCTAGACAAGACATTTTCCTGGGAGATGCAAAGTCACTTTCTTTTACTGAACAAGGGAAAGAAGATGATACATCGTTACAAATGTCTTTGATAGAACAAAGTCCAATAGTAAATGAAACATATCAAGGAAGCCCCACAAGGGAAACATTTTTAGATGATGAAAGTCCTTTTCAGTTGAAAGATCAGATTCAAAAAGGAGAAATGAAATGTTCATCTGATGAAATATCAGCAGAATGTGTAGATCCTTTACTGTCTATGAAGGAAAGCTTTGGTGGGAATGAAAAACATCTGCAGGCAATTGATACAAATTTCCAAGATAGCGCTCAATCCTTCATTACACCTAAATCTAGAGAAGATAAACAAACATTTTCAGAAGTCCTACCAACAGAGTCATTGGTGGCAAAGACACATTCATATCACTTTGATGGTCAGGTccagcaaaaagaagaaaaatctcTTGTCATTTCCTCTTCAAGCCCTGATGACTCAGAGTCATTTTCATTTGCAGATCATAGCCCACTCAAAGGTGATCCAATTGAAATAGCTACTACAGAAAGCAGGGAGCCATACAAGGATTTCCAGCATACTGAATTTTCTCTTGGCTATGTGAAATCATCAGAAAATGTCTTAGAAAAGAAAGAAGCCTCAGATATATCCAAAAAAGGCACATATGATGATAATTACATTGATGATGAAAAGTCCTATGAGACTGAAAACATTTATATGAAACAGATGACCTCTGAAAAGAGAGTGTGGTTTACAGAAGAAGGCTTTAGAGAAAAACAAGAAGAATCTCAGTACATACCAAAAGAAAGCTACAAACTACGTTATACTGAAGAAGGAGAgagcacatttctggatgatacACCTGATTGGGATGAACAGTCGAAAGGGCCGCCTTCTTTGAATTTAGATGTAGCAAACCAAGAAACATCTAATAAATCAGAAAGAGATATATTAGATGCAGAATATGCACATTTTCAAGAAGAGAAGCGTTCACAAGAGTTACCAAATATTACAAGTGAAAGTAAAGTTCAACTTCAAGAGTCTGTTTCACAAATAGAAGCTTCATATCATTCTGAAGATGCAAATATTTTAGACAGATTTCCTTACGTGACAACGTCTTCATCTGATACACTAGTAACACAGCAAGATAGAGGTAGCGTGCCCACAATGTTCCAGGATAGTGATAAAGAATGCGTACAAGTAAAATCAAAGCCAATAGAAAAAGCTTTTGAAGAGCATGAATCAGAAGAAGATGATGGTGATGAAGAATATCCGTATGCACAGACTGCTCATGACCTACCAGTTTCTTCCTATCAAAGAGACGCCATGGACAAAAAATGTGATCTTCAACTTGGGGAAGAAATGATTGATGCATTTGAAAAATCCGAACAACCTGAAGTGATGGAATCCGTAAAAACAGTGTATGGATTTCAGGAGGTTGAGAatcatgatgtaaaagaaaaagcaCCAAAGCAACCATCTGCAGATATCTGTACATATCAAGAACAAGCCAAGCAGGAATACAAAGACTATGATTATTGTAAAGAAGATAACAAGCATGAATATGTTGAAACATCATATAAAGAGACTTCTGGGTCTAAAGACAACATGGACTTTCATTTTGGAGAATATAGGGATGAACCTAAAGAAGATTTTTTCTCTAAACGGGACAAAAAAGGTTCTCCCATTCTACTGGATACTGGCTTAAAATCATCTTGTAGCCCATTTGAAATGTATTCCCAAGAAAAGGACTCATATAgtttaacaaaaaaagaaaaagtagaaGAAAGAGAGCCAACGCCATATCCAAATGACAAGTCTTTTCAATATGCTGATATATATGAGAAGATTGCTTCTGGAGTTGAACATATCATGGAAGAGGTAGAACCCAGTAGTGCTAGTTATCTACAGAAAGAGAAAACAGAGATACCAACTTTAGctacagatacatccaaacaggaATTATATGGTCAAATATCTTCAAAAGAAGAGGAATCTCATTTGTATACCTCAACAGAGAAGGAACTCTCTTCACCAGCATCTCCAAAAGAAAAAGGAGACAGTGCCATTTTTGAATATACAGAAAGGCAGGAACATTTCTTAGCAAGTTCAGATAGCAGTAAAAGGATAAGTAGTTTATCTGCTGAAGAAACTGAAAAATCACAGATGGAAGAGCCATATCAAAAATCAGAAACAGGAAAAGAGTGTAATGTCTTCTCACTTGGCGCGGATCTCTCATCTAAAACAGATTCAGTGGAGCATGCATATCATGAAAAATCTACCTACCTTCATGCACATCATGATGATGATTATGATGATGAGGATGACGATAACGATGAGgaagatgatgatgacgatgaagaTAACATTAGCTCTGCTAGTCAAAATATTACCCAAGCAGAATCCCGACTTCCTGAGATGAAAGACTCCTATTATGAGAAGACAGAAGTATTGGAAGAAAATGCAAGTGATTGTGAACTAGAAAAAGGTGCAAAGGAAAAATCTGAAAAAGAATCTAAATGCCCAGCAGATCCTGGTAGCTTACATGAAACATACACATATAGTCAAGAGAAAGGAAACAACCTATCTAATTTTGGTGTTCAATTAGAGGTAAAGGAGGTAGACAATAAACACTATAATGTACACACAGAAATGAAAACATCAGGTGGCACTCAAGCACTTGACTCATTTGGGAGAGCAGAATATACTTTCCATGAAGATAAGCAtgaaaaagaagatactgactaCACATATTCTCCATTCTTGTCAAAAAGTGAGTCTACAAAAGATACACGTGAAACTTGCTTCCATCCAGAAAACCAACAGTCACAAAGCAGCAGTGAAGTCTACAATGTAAGTCAGAACTTAAACATTTGTACTCTCAGCGGTAAGGAGAAAGACACTTTCTCTGGTTCGGCAGAACATGACGCTAGAGCTTCAGCATCAGAATATTCCTCTGAAGCATTTTCAGCCATAGAAAAAGAAATTGGAGAGCATCCTGAGTCCTACAAGGTTCACCAGAAATCATTACCCTTTGTAGATTCTAAAGAATTAGGTACAGATGATTTCCATATATCACATTCTGTAAAGGGACAGGATGAGTACTTAGAGGTGTCTGAAAGAGCTTCTGAAGTATGTTCATCTTTAACCAGATTTTCACCTCTAAGTCCTCATGAAGATCCCTTCTATTCTAAGATTTCTGCTGAGCAGAATCCTGAGGCAGACTTCCAGAAACATGACTCTCAAAGTGTGTCAGAAACATCATCTGAAGCTAGTACACCAGTTAAAAAGGACACTGCGGAAGGTTTTTACTCGCAAATGATCAGTGGTTATGCAGCAGAAGCAGAACCAGCTGTAAGGAACTTATGGGATGTATCACCTCTTGTTCCTGCCGATGCTACCAAGCCTTTAGATGAAAAAGATGTTACTGATGATCATGAATCTGCTTGTTCCTATGACATGGATGACTGCACATTACCATGTAGAGTTGAATGTAAAAAGACCTCTTGCTCATCAAAGACTGATATAGTTAAAGAAATCATCACTGTACATCAGGGTGTTACACAGGTCGAAAGTGCAGAAGCAGTGTATTTACCATCGAATGTTCTTACATCATTTCCACCCCATCAGCAAGAAGAATCATCAACAGCAAATGGCCCTACAGAAGTAAACAATATGCCAGAGTTATTCCAACACTCACAATATGTTGACAAAGAGTTTTACTCTTCTGATGTAAAAGATGAAAAGTCATCTCCAGATTCAGATAGAGAATCTTCACCATACTCTGAAGAAGACACAGAAAAACCTAACCGACCTTCTACTTTCATGTCTCCGGAGCACACATTTCAGCCTTATTTTCCTGATGCACAGAGAGCTAGAGGGTCAGAAGATCATGGAGATGCCTCTCATGAAGTTGAGACATGTATGGGAACATCAACTGAGTATGAGCACAAAGTATCTTCATCAGAATATATGCACAGGAAAGGGGAACTTTCGCCATCTTTTATAAATCCTAGCCCCCTTGACCTTTCAGAGGACAGTGATGTTTCACAGGGTGACGGTCATCCATCAGTTAAAGGAAGAACCCATCATGTCAAAAACCGTTATGTTGAGGGTGGCACAGCTGATGAAACACCTCCAACATCTGTCAGTGATTCAGGATCATCTCAGTCAGACTCAGATGTTCCACCTGAAACAGAAGAATGCCCATCTATAACTGCTGATGCTGCAATGGACTCTGATGAAGATGCAGACTTTCTTCCTGTAGATAAAGCAATGGGGAATTCACATCACAGCAGTTCAAGGCAAGGACATGATCCACATCCAGCACCAATGATGGATCCctatcctcatcctcctcatccagaTGTCTGCATGGTAGATCCTGAAATGCTAGTTAATGAATTAAATCCTTTAAAAGGTGACAAGGTACTTAAAAAAGATCTAAAGGACAAAACTAAGGGTGTAAGGAAGCCTTTAAGTAAACCAAAATCAACCTCTCCAGCTAGGAAACTAGAGCCTAAGGGAAAACGTTCTCCAACATTGTCTAAACAAACATCACGAGAGACTACAGAAAAATCTCTAAAAAATGCTACAATGAAGAAGGATATAGCAGAAAAATCTCTGAAAGCAAGGAGTACAGTGCATTCTTCAAGAGAAGAAGATATATCTAAAGGCAGTAGTTCTGGTAAACTGGTGAATGGTGTCAAATCAACAG GTACAAGCAGTTCTAAAGCCAGCTCTACCATTCCTCCTGGACCACCAGTGTATGTGGACTTGGCATATATCCCTAATCATTGCAATGGCAAAAATACTGATATGGAGTTCTTTAAGAGAGTTCGAGCCGCATATTATGTTGTTAGTGGAAATGACACAGCCAACGGGGAACCTAGCCGAGCTGTACTGGATTCACTTTTAGAAGGAAAGTCCCAGTGGGGAGAAAACTTGCAA